Sequence from the Phragmites australis chromosome 11, lpPhrAust1.1, whole genome shotgun sequence genome:
AATCTTGGCAGGATGAAAATGGCTTTCACTTCCTCATGACCAATTATAATAATGAAGGAGCATAGATTTGTTGTTTGGAAAACTGTATTTCTTTATTTTCCTTGTAGAGCAGCTGCTTGCTTTGCGGTCGGAACAGTGACATATTAGTTGTTCATTTGTTTCTCAGAGGGAGTTCGAGGGTATTGCAGACCATTTTCAGAACAACAGCAATATCCGGCTGATTCTGAAGTATGATGATGCTTtgtcacatatgatttttgcaGCATCGGACATGTTCATTGTTCCTTCCATGTTTGAGCCATGTGGCCTCACTCAGGTGTGCTTTCTTCATAGCGTGTATAGCTATAAATACAGGAAATTACAAAAATTGCCTGTTGTTGGTTAGCATGATAACATGGCGTGTATCAGTTACTGACAGACATCCTTTACCATCGTTGTCATCTGATATCTTCCTAGAATTAATTATGCAGTTCAACCTTTTACCTCAATAATACTTGCTCTTCTCTTCTGTTTGATAAATGATACGTGCTTGTCTTCTGATGTGCAATTCTGACCTGTTTTTATCCACAGATGATAGCCATGCGATATGGTTCTGTACCAGTCGTTCGAAAAACTGGTGGTTTGAATGACAGGTAAATAGTAAACCAACTATTCCTTCTAACATCATTGTCACTTTCAAATAAGCATTGCGTAATGCAACATTGATGTGCTTTGTGACTATAGTGTTTTTGACTTTGACGATGAAACAATACCTGTGGAACTGCGAAATGGCTTTACATTTGTGAAGGCTGATGAGCAGGTGCATATCTGTATATATCCTAACATGAAACTTACAATATTTTTGTGGGTGGAGATCATGCGAGATGTTCATTTTGACAGGGTTTTGATAGTGCAATAGAGCGAGCTTTCAACTACTACCACAGGAAACCTGAAGTCTGGAAACAGTTAGTACAAAAGGACATGAGGATAGATTTCAGTTGGGACTCTTCGGCTTCACAATATGAAGATATCTATCAAAGAGCAGCTGTTCGAGCAAGGGCGGCAGCGTAAACGTAGACAGTTTCCTGACGCCTCCATGAACTCTCTCGAATGCTGTTCCTTGTCGTATGGTAACTATGGTTCTACCAGCTCTGAATTAGCATCGCTACTCGGGCCTGCAAGCGGCGACATGGCGTTAATTGCAGTTCCCAACGGAGCAAAGcgataaaagaaaatacagaACGGATGTGTCAGAACCACACATGAGATCAGGATGTTTCGTGATGCAGCTACTGTGGGATGCATAATCTCTGGCACTTGGTCCCCATGAATACTCAGTGCCGCTGCGCCAGTGCGGACGAATTACCGGTTACTATACGTTATTGTTCAGCTCTGTCAGGCTGTGAAGTGAGATTATATAGTCCATGTAATGTGGTTTGCATAAACTGGTGTAAATTGTACCCCTTATCTGTGCAAAGTCTGCTGTTTTAAACATGTATCTTCCGTCGTTAAGACGAGAGAAGAAGGGTATGCAGAACTGTACTCTTTTACATGTTCATATTCATAGTCATATCTGCATTCGAGGTGTTCTTTTTTTAAGATGGGAGGCGTTCCGCGTTCACGCTTGTTTCACAAAAATGTTGGAAAACAAATGAAGACGTCATCCGTATTCGGCGACGTGGTCCTTTTCCAGTTTTCCTTTCCCAAATGGCTCGACATTCGAACCGACCGAACCGCATGACGCACCGCTCCGCCCgacctctctttctctccctcgaACCGACCGACGCTGTGGGGCCATCTCATCACGTCCATATCACACCGCTGGCTCGAGCCTCCTCTCAAACTCGAGTCGTGTCCCTTCCACGCGCCGCACCGCACCGCACTGCTCCCTCTCGAACCCACCTCACCTGCGTCGTCAACCCTGCGGGCGAAGAAGCCACCGCACCCCACCCACCCCGACCACTACTACCTCTTCCCTACCCGCGACCGATCACCATGGCGCTCCTCCCGCGCACGGCGCGGCTGGCGCTCGTCTCCGCCTCCCCGCGCgcctactcctcctcctccgccgccgcggcgaccCGCCCCGTGCCGTACGGCGGGGCGCCGCCCCCGGCGCCGATGTCGAAGGCGGCTGAGTTCGTGGTCTCCAAGGTGGACGACCTCATGAACTGGGCGCGGCGGGGCTCGATCTGGCCCATGACGTTCGGGCTCGCCTGCTGCGCGGTCGAGATGATGCACGCCGGCGCCTCCCGCTACGATTTCGACCGCTTTGGGGTCATCTTCCGCCCCTCGCCGCGCCAGTCCGACTGCATGATCGTCGCCGGCACGCTCACCAACAAAATGGCGCCCGCGCTTCGCAAGTACgctttgccccccccccccccaaaaaaaaaatttaccttGGCTTTCGCTTACATAATGATCAGACGGGGACCTCAGATTTGTGATTCTGTTGATTTCATTTGGGAGAATCGGAACAGCTCTGTGTTAGGACTCTTACTGCTTTGCACTTCTAGTTGACGGTGGTTCTGGTTAGAtctcggcagggcgtccgtgtgATTCGATGGGAACCTTCGGTCAATTTTGGGCTGCGTATGTAGTATGTTGTTTCGATCGATTGCATTTGCATTTCATGCTTGAgcatctatctattatattgttatttgaaagagaaaaaaagagtcACTACGTC
This genomic interval carries:
- the LOC133884724 gene encoding uncharacterized protein LOC133884724, whose protein sequence is MALLPRTARLALVSASPRAYSSSSAAAATRPVPYGGAPPPAPMSKAAEFVVSKVDDLMNWARRGSIWPMTFGLACCAVEMMHAGASRYDFDRFGVIFRPSPRQSDCMIVAGTLTNKMAPALRKVYDQMPEPRWVISMGSCANGGGYYHYSYSVVRGCDRIVPVDIYVPGCPPTAEALLYGVLQLQKKIGRRKDFLHWWTK